In the genome of Danio rerio strain Tuebingen ecotype United States chromosome 23, GRCz12tu, whole genome shotgun sequence, one region contains:
- the LOC137489149 gene encoding uncharacterized protein isoform X3 — protein sequence MTRGQRTFRQFIWNSQFSSQKSILMLNSMASKQRNIRLLVFVDDELYQTSIPVHVELQITDVNMDAGVSNCTCEDQGGMDASPETTEDNNPTEVGYNPTDIEELCFTIPSVPASETELDMVDPEGVPGPSSSEQEPVITANQEVDISDAMNPTEVPEVTKIGKFFSFCRKLFGFSAQPETDPDLLSVSEESDYESASEMEEVDMELSCVPEPETELVLVDPEGVPVPRSFGQEPVFRETLYVDLIKPHTSYYLKSSALASELLQDPAEPSTEEVESSSGIDQGGMNASPEIPLVDRPTVPEMWRMFADVPMIYKFSAQHQTDPDVAEMISVSEASDYKPASEMEEVDMEQSCVPEPETELDLVDPEGVPVPRSFGQEPVYIETLYVDLIKPHTSYDLKSSALASELLQDPAKPEVWNISEDVPMAYEFLAQHQTDPDVAEMISVSEPSDCESAYEMDEVDMEQSCAPKTELELDLVDPEGVPGPSYSEQKAVFRETLHVDLIKPHTSLNLKRSVLVSKLVKDPAEPSTEEVESSSGIDQGGMNASPEIPLVDRPTEVPEMWKMSADVPMIYKFSAQHQTDSDVAEMISVSEASDYEPASEMNEVDMELSSCAPEPELELDLVDPEGVPGPSSSEQEAVFRETLHVDLIKPHTSFNLKRSVLVSKLVKDPAEPSTEEVESSSGIDQGGMNASPEIPLVDGQTEVPEMWKMSADFPMIYKLPAQHQTDSDVAEMISVSEANDYESASEIEEVDMELSRVSEPETELDLVDPEGVPVSRSFEQEPVFRETLYVGLIKHHTFNDLKSSALASELLQDPAEPSTEEVESSSGINQGGMNASPEIPQVDGPTGFPKVKIIRKIGALIRKRFRFLVQPKMDPAVEIYEVDTEQTSVSDPEAELDLVDPEGVPHPSSLKQKPVFRETLHVDRIKPRVSFNLKRSVLVYKPEEPLTEEVESNSGIDQDGMNASPKTTQVYRPTVKKIKKIGAFIQKHFRLSAQPETVEIHHVDTEQTTVPEPEAELDLVDPEGVPGPSGSEKEPVPTESMDVNITDAMNPRESTKVSKISKICAFFKKLHGISAKLKTKHDAPQRLSVPDASTPDVTDPTGPLNTSVTDEDAVDYSPETPEDHRPTGIKEWMMNKLSEFHCKDTSPRHDLAKPGPSSLPSQKQLEEIFDFEKLAELLQVEDTVNKCKLPLSPFTEVWRNVYIGDEETARNRRKLMELGVTHILNAAAPKMAWLGKLSKSGVNGKILTGPEYYEGMDIKYCGLPTTYDQSRIIRYFWPAGKFIKKALRNPDNVLFIHCRHGVSHAPTLFVAYLMMYYQIPLEEALSYVTRARRIRLFTSFLLQLSLLEPKKKKEIQQQKGIVIYN from the exons ATGACGCGCGGTCAAAGAACATTTCGTCAGTTCATTTGGAATTCGCAGTTCAGTAGTCAGAAATCGATATTAATGCTAAACTCAATGGCGAGTAAACAGAGAAATATCCGATTATTGGTTTTCGTCGACGACGAATTATATCAAACTTCAATCCCAGTTCATGTTGAACTGCAAATTACAGACGTGAATATGGATGCCGGAGTTTCAAACTGCACTTGTGAGGATCAGGGTGGCATGGATGCCTCTCCTGAAACCACAGAAGATAACAACCCAACAG AGGTTGGATATAATCCAACTGATATAGAGGAATTGTGTTTCACGATTCCAAGTGTTCCAGCATCAGAAACTGAATTGGACATGGTTGATCCAGAAGGTGTCCCAGGTCCAAGCAGTTCTGAACAGGAGCCTGTAATTACAGCAAATCAGGAGGTCGACATCAGTGATGCCATGAACCCAACAG aagttcCAGAAGTGACGAAGATTGGCAAATTCTTTTCCTTCTGTCGAAAACTTTTTGGGTTCTCGGCACAACCTGAGACAGATCCTGATTTGCTGAGTGTTTCAGAAGAAAGTGATTACGAATCAGCTTCTGAAATGGAAGAGGTCGACATGGAGCTATCATGTGTTCCAGAGCCAGAAACTGAATTAGTTCTGGTTGATCCGGAAGGTGTCCCAGTTCCAAGAAGTTTTGGGCAGGAACCTGTGTTTAGAGAAACTCTATATGTTGACCTCATCAAGCCTCATACCTCCTATTACTTAAAGAGCTCTGCGTTGGCTTCTGAACTTCTGCAGGACCCAGCAGAGCCTTCAACAGAAGAGGTGGAGAGCAGCAGTGGGATTGACCAGGGTGGCATGAATGCTTCTCCTGAAATCCCACTGGTGGACAGACCAACAG TACCTGAGATGTGGAGGATGTTTGCTGACGTCCCAATGATTTATAAGTTCTCAGCACAGCATCAGACAGACCCAGATGTTGCTGAAATGATAAGTGTTTCAGAGGCAAGCGATTATAAACCAGCTTCTGAAATGGAAGAGGTCGACATGGAGCAATCATGTGTTCCAGAGCCAGAAACTGAATTGGATCTGGTTGATCCGGAAGGTGTCCCAGTTCCAAGAAGTTTTGGGCAGGAACCTGTGTATATAGAAACTCTATATGTTGACCTCATCAAACCTCATACCTCCTATGACTTGAAGAGCTCTGCGTTGGCTTCTGAACTTCTGCAGGACCCAGCAAAGCCTGAAGTGTGGAATATATCTGAAGACGTCCCAATGGCTTATGAGTTCTTGGCACAACATCAGACAGACCCAGATGTTGCTGAGATGATAAGTGTTTCAGAACCAAGCGATTGTGAATCAGCTTATGAAATGGATGAGGTCGACATGGAGCAATCATGTGCTCCTAAGACAGAACTGGAATTGGATCTGGTTGATCCGGAAGGTGTCCCAGGTCCAAGCTATTCTGAACAGAAAGCTGTGTTTAGAGAAACTCTACATGTTGACCTCATCAAACCTCATACTTCTCTCAACTTGAAGAGGTCTGTGCTGGTTTCTAAGCTTGTAAAGGACCCAGCAGAGCCTTCAACAGAAGAGGTAGAGAGCAGCAGTGGGATTGACCAGGGTGGCATGAATGCTTCTCCTGAAATCCCACTGGTGGACAGACCAACAG AAGTACCTGAGATGTGGAAGATGTCTGCAGACGTCCCAATGATTTATAAGTTCTCGGCACAGCATCAGACAGACTCAGATGTTGCTGAGATGATAAGTGTTTCAGAGGCAAGCGATTATGAACCAGCTTCTGAAATGAATGAGGTCGACATGGAGCTATCATCATGTGCTCCTGAGCCAGAACTGGAATTGGATTTGGTTGATCCGGAAGGTGTCCCAGGTCCAAGCAGTTCTGAACAGGAAGCTGTGTTTAGAGAAACTCTACATGTTGACCTCATCAAACCTCATACTTCCTTCAACTTGAAGAGGTCTGTGCTGGTTTCTAAGCTTGTGAAGGACCCAGCAGAGCCTTCAACAGAAGAGGTGGAGAGCAGCAGTGGGATTGACCAGGGTGGCATGAACGCTTCTCCTGAAATCCCACTGGTGGACGGACAAACAG AAGTACCTGAGATGTGGAAGATGTCTGCAGACTTCCCAATGATTTATAAGTTGCCGGCACAACATCAGACAGACTCAGATGTTGCTGAGATGATTAGTGTTTCAGAGGCAAATGATTATGAATCAGCTTCTGAAATAGAAGAGGTCGACATGGAGCTATCACGTGTTTCTGAGCCAGAAACTGAATTGGATCTGGTTGATCCGGAAGGTGTCCCAGTTTCAAGAAGTTTTGAGCAGGAACCTGTGTTTAGAGAAACTCTATATGTTGGCCTTATCAAACATCATACCTTCAATGACTTGAAGAGCTCTGCGTTGGCTTCTGAACTTCTGCAGGACCCAGCAGAGCCTTCAACAGAAGAGGTGGAGAGCAGCAGTGGGATTAATCAGGGTGGCATGAATGCTTCTCCTGAAATCCCACAGGTGGACGGACCAACAG GCTTTCCAAAAGTGAAGATCATCAGGAAAATTGGTGCACTCATCCGAAAGCGTTTTAGGTTCTTAGTACAGCCTAAAATGGACCCCGCTGTTGAAATATATGAGGTCGACACAGAGCAAACAAGTGTTTCTGACCCAGAAGCTGAATTGGATCTGGTTGATCCAGAAGGCGTCCCACATCCAAGCAGTTTAAAACAGAAACCCGTGTTTAGAGAAACTCTACATGTTGACCGCATCAAACCACGCGTTTCCTTCAACTTGAAGAGGTCTGTGCTGGTTTATAAACCAGAAGAGCCTTTAACAGAAGAGGTGGAGAGCAACAGTGGGATTGACCAGGATGGCATGAATGCTTCTCCTAAAACCACTCAGGTGTACAGACCAACAG TTAAGAAGATCAAGAAAATTGGTGCATTCATCCAAAAGCATTTTAGGCTCTCAGCACAGCCTGAGACTGTTGAAATACATCATGTTGACACAGAGCAAACAACTGTTCCTGAGCCAGAAGCTGAATTGGATCTGGTTGATCCGGAAGGTGTCCCAGGTCCGAGCGGTTCTGAAAAGGAACCTGTGCCAACAGAAAGTATGGATGTCAACATCACTGATGCCATGAACCCAAGAG aaagcACCAAAGTGAGCAAGATTAGCAAAATCTGTGCATTCTTCAAAAAGCTTCATGGCATCTCAGCAAAGCTTAAGACCAAACATGATGCACCACAGCGGTTGAGTGTCCCAGATGCAAGCACTCCTGATGTGACTGACCCAACAGGGCCTTTGAACACCAGTGTGACCGATGAGGATGCCGTGGATTATTCTCCTGAAACCCCTGAAGATCACCGGCCAACAG GAATCAAAGAGTGGATGATGAATAAACTTTCGGAATTCCACTGCAAGGATACAAGTCCTAGACACGATCTTGCAAAGCCGGGTCCGAGCAGTTTGCCTTCTCAAAAACAGCTGGAAGAAATTTTCGACTTTGAGAAGCTTGCAGAGTTATTACAAGTAGAAGACACCGTGAACAAATGTAAACTGCCCCTGTCACCATTTACGGAGGTCTGGCGCAATGTCTACATTGGAGATGA AGAGACAGCAAGAAATCGACGCAAACTGATGGAATTGGGAGTCACCCATATCCTAAATGCAGCAGCGCCGAAGATGGCCTGGTTGGGAAAACTAAGTAAGAGTGGAGTAAACGGAAAGATCCTTACAGGACCGGAATATTATGAAGGCATGGACATCAAATATTGCGGCTTGCCTACAACATACGACCAGTCCAGAATCATCAGATACTTCTGGCCAGCTGGCAAGTTCATCAAAAAGGCCCTGAGAAACCCAGACA ATGTCCTGTTCATTCACTGCAGGCATGGTGTCAGTCACGCGCCAACATTGTTTGTAGCATATCTGATGATGTACTACCAAATACCTCTGGAGGAAGCCTTGAGTTATGTCACCAGGGCGAGGCGCATCAGGCTCTTCACATCCTTTCTGCTCCAGTTGTCGTTACTTGAAcccaagaaaaagaaagaaatccaACAGCAAAAAGGCATAGTAATATACAACTGA